One window of Streptomyces sp. NBC_00273 genomic DNA carries:
- a CDS encoding MFS transporter has product MTAERVLAPTPTAAYRWRWLALTALLLGEAMNLLDATIVQVAAPAIHTDLGGSVSDVQWFTTAYTLPFAVLLITGGRLGDIAGRRRMFVVGITGFMLASAACALAPTVGLLIAFRVVQGAAAAVIIPQTIGLIKTMFSGGEMAKALGSIGPAMGLAAVCGPVLGGVLTHADLFGSSWRAVFLVNVPLSVVVLAIAPKMLEDRAPNRPTLDLTGTFLAVLGIGLVVYPLIAGDIAPLSGWVWTAIVVGLVVMVVFALHQRRVAASGRSPLVEPSLFTRRSFPAALVTSTAFFAVTNGLMMVIVLQLQLGLGIDVLDAGLTLAPWSLGLAVASWVAGARMIPRLGHRTMYLGLAVFLAGALAAIAVYHSADPAAYPSLLLVALGVIGAGAGLFSPAFFSISLHPLKPQEIGTAAGLLNAVQQLGATLGVAVLGSIYLSSAASGGPSASLHAIEVAFGVAVALVVVGFVSSRLMVEKEAPDSTGAQR; this is encoded by the coding sequence ACGCGACCATCGTTCAGGTTGCTGCGCCCGCGATTCACACTGACCTGGGAGGGTCGGTGTCCGATGTCCAGTGGTTCACGACGGCCTACACCCTCCCGTTCGCGGTCCTGCTGATCACCGGTGGCCGGCTGGGTGACATCGCCGGCCGGCGGCGCATGTTCGTCGTCGGAATCACCGGATTCATGCTGGCCTCCGCCGCATGCGCCCTGGCACCGACGGTGGGCCTGCTGATCGCCTTCCGCGTGGTGCAGGGCGCCGCGGCGGCCGTGATCATTCCTCAGACCATCGGCCTGATCAAGACCATGTTCTCCGGCGGCGAGATGGCCAAGGCCCTGGGCAGCATCGGCCCCGCGATGGGCTTGGCCGCCGTCTGCGGCCCGGTGCTCGGCGGCGTTCTGACCCATGCCGACCTGTTCGGCTCGTCGTGGCGCGCGGTCTTCTTGGTCAACGTCCCCCTCTCCGTGGTCGTCCTGGCCATCGCCCCCAAGATGCTGGAGGACCGTGCGCCGAACCGCCCCACCCTCGACCTGACCGGCACGTTCCTGGCCGTGCTCGGTATCGGGCTCGTCGTCTACCCGCTCATCGCCGGCGATATCGCCCCGCTCTCAGGATGGGTTTGGACGGCCATCGTGGTCGGTCTGGTCGTGATGGTCGTGTTCGCGCTGCACCAGCGTCGGGTGGCCGCGAGTGGCCGTAGCCCGCTGGTGGAGCCTAGCCTGTTCACGCGCCGCAGCTTCCCGGCCGCCCTGGTGACCTCGACCGCCTTCTTCGCGGTGACGAACGGTCTGATGATGGTCATCGTGCTGCAGCTTCAGCTGGGGCTCGGCATCGACGTGCTCGACGCGGGTCTCACGCTCGCGCCGTGGTCGCTCGGTCTGGCCGTCGCCTCGTGGGTGGCCGGCGCCCGTATGATCCCGCGCCTCGGCCACCGCACGATGTACCTCGGTCTCGCCGTGTTCCTGGCCGGGGCGCTGGCCGCCATCGCGGTGTACCACTCGGCCGACCCCGCGGCGTACCCTTCGCTGCTGCTGGTCGCGCTGGGCGTCATCGGCGCCGGCGCCGGCCTCTTCAGCCCCGCCTTCTTCAGCATCTCCCTGCACCCGTTGAAGCCTCAGGAGATCGGGACGGCCGCCGGGCTGCTGAACGCGGTGCAGCAGTTGGGCGCCACGCTGGGTGTCGCCGTCCTGGGCAGCATCTACCTCAGCAGCGCGGCGTCCGGTGGCCCCTCGGCCTCGCTGCACGCGATCGAGGTCGCGTTCGGGGTTGCCGTGGCGCTGGTGGTGGTCGGCTTCGTCAGCAGCCGGCTGATGGTCGAGAAGGAAGCTCCGGACAGCACCGGGGCGCAGCGCTGA